A stretch of Polypterus senegalus isolate Bchr_013 chromosome 3, ASM1683550v1, whole genome shotgun sequence DNA encodes these proteins:
- the LOC120526871 gene encoding pepsin A-like isoform X2, which produces MKWAVVLLAIFGLSECLHKIPLYKGKTAREALREKGLLEKFMETHPYNPSIKFNSALAQIANEPLTNDYDLSYYGIISIGTPPQSFKVIFDTGSSNLWVPSVYCNSYACTNHNKFNPAQSSTYRATSQTISVQYGTGAMSGILGYDTVTVGSIVDTNQIFGLSENEPGSFLYYVEFDGILGLAYPSISASSATPVFDNMMSEGLVVQDLFSFYLSRNSQAGSVVTFGGFDPAYYTGSIQWIPLSSETYWQITVQNVMVNGQVVACASGCEAIVDTGTSMLVGDSSNINNILSWVGISKDQNGQYTVNCNNIGSMPDVTFVINGAQFALPASAYVNSGCSSGFSPSNDQLWILGDVFIREWYSIFDRGNNMVGLAKAV; this is translated from the exons ATGAAGTGGGCTGTCGTCTTGTTGGCCATCTTTGGACTTTCAGAATGCTTGCACAA AATTCCCTTGTACAAGGGCAAAACAGCCAGGGAGGCTCTCAGAGAAAAAGGCCTTCTGGAAAAGTTCATGGAGACTCATCCCTACAATCCATCCATCAAGTTCAACTCTGCTTTGGCCCAGATTGCTAACGAGCCTCTCACCAATGACTATGAC CTCTCCTACTATGGGATCATCTCCATTGGAACTCCACCCCAGTCTTTCAAGGTCATCTTTGACACTGGCTCCTCCAACCTCTGGGTTCCTTCTGTCTACTGTAACAGCTATGCCTGCA ctaACCACAATAAATTTAACCCTGCTCAATCATCCACCTACCGGGCCACCTCCCAGACCATCTCTGTTCAGTATGGCACTGGTGCAATGTCTGGAATCCTTGGATATGACACAGTCACT GTGGGCAGCATTGTGGACACCAACCAAATCTTTGGACTTAGTGAGAATGAACCTGGAAGCTTCCTCTACTATGTGGAATTTGATGGAATCCTTGGACTTGCCTACCCCTCAATCTCTGCTTCTAGCGCAACCCCAGTATTTGATAACATGATGAGCGAGGGGCTTGTAGTTCaggaccttttttctttttatttgagcag GAACAgccaggcaggcagtgtggtgacCTTTGGTGGATttgatcctgcctactacactggCAGCATCCAATGGATTCCTTTGAGTTCAGAGACCTACTGGCAAATCACTGTGCagaa TGTAATGGTCAATGGACAGGTAGTTGCCTGTGCTTCTGGCTGTGAGGCCATTGTGGATACTGGCACGTCAATGCTTGTTGGAGATTCTAGCAATATTAACAACATTCTGTCTTGGGTTGGAATTTCCAAGGATCAGAATGGACAG TACACTGTGAACTGCAACAACATTGGCTCAATGCCTGATGTCACCTTCGTCATCAATGGAGCTCAATTTGCCCTCCCTGCTTCTGCTTATGTAAA CTCTGGTTGCTCATCTGGCTTCAGTCCCAGCAATGACCAGCTCTGGATCCTGGGTGATGTCTTCATCCGGGAATGGTACTCCATCTTCGATAGAGGCAACAACATGGTTGGTCTGGCCAAGGCTGTTTAA
- the LOC120526871 gene encoding pepsin A-like isoform X1, whose product MKWAVVLLAIFGLSECLHKIPLYKGKTAREALREKGLLEKFMETHPYNPSIKFNSALAQIANEPLTNDYDLSYYGIISIGTPPQSFKVIFDTGSSNLWVPSVYCNSYACTNHNKFNPAQSSTYRATSQTISVQYGTGAMSGILGYDTVTVGSIVDTNQIFGLSENEPGSFLYYVEFDGILGLAYPSISASSATPVFDNMMSEGLVVQDLFSFYLSRNSQAGSVVTFGGFDPAYYTGSIQWIPLSSETYWQITVQNVMVNGQVVACASGCEAIVDTGTSMLVGDSSNINNILSWVGISKDQNGQYTVNCNNIGSMPDVTFVINGAQFALPASAYVKQTSSGCSSGFSPSNDQLWILGDVFIREWYSIFDRGNNMVGLAKAV is encoded by the exons ATGAAGTGGGCTGTCGTCTTGTTGGCCATCTTTGGACTTTCAGAATGCTTGCACAA AATTCCCTTGTACAAGGGCAAAACAGCCAGGGAGGCTCTCAGAGAAAAAGGCCTTCTGGAAAAGTTCATGGAGACTCATCCCTACAATCCATCCATCAAGTTCAACTCTGCTTTGGCCCAGATTGCTAACGAGCCTCTCACCAATGACTATGAC CTCTCCTACTATGGGATCATCTCCATTGGAACTCCACCCCAGTCTTTCAAGGTCATCTTTGACACTGGCTCCTCCAACCTCTGGGTTCCTTCTGTCTACTGTAACAGCTATGCCTGCA ctaACCACAATAAATTTAACCCTGCTCAATCATCCACCTACCGGGCCACCTCCCAGACCATCTCTGTTCAGTATGGCACTGGTGCAATGTCTGGAATCCTTGGATATGACACAGTCACT GTGGGCAGCATTGTGGACACCAACCAAATCTTTGGACTTAGTGAGAATGAACCTGGAAGCTTCCTCTACTATGTGGAATTTGATGGAATCCTTGGACTTGCCTACCCCTCAATCTCTGCTTCTAGCGCAACCCCAGTATTTGATAACATGATGAGCGAGGGGCTTGTAGTTCaggaccttttttctttttatttgagcag GAACAgccaggcaggcagtgtggtgacCTTTGGTGGATttgatcctgcctactacactggCAGCATCCAATGGATTCCTTTGAGTTCAGAGACCTACTGGCAAATCACTGTGCagaa TGTAATGGTCAATGGACAGGTAGTTGCCTGTGCTTCTGGCTGTGAGGCCATTGTGGATACTGGCACGTCAATGCTTGTTGGAGATTCTAGCAATATTAACAACATTCTGTCTTGGGTTGGAATTTCCAAGGATCAGAATGGACAG TACACTGTGAACTGCAACAACATTGGCTCAATGCCTGATGTCACCTTCGTCATCAATGGAGCTCAATTTGCCCTCCCTGCTTCTGCTTATGTAAAGCAG ACCAGCTCTGGTTGCTCATCTGGCTTCAGTCCCAGCAATGACCAGCTCTGGATCCTGGGTGATGTCTTCATCCGGGAATGGTACTCCATCTTCGATAGAGGCAACAACATGGTTGGTCTGGCCAAGGCTGTTTAA